Genomic window (Phragmites australis chromosome 21, lpPhrAust1.1, whole genome shotgun sequence):
CACGTCTGGGCAATTGGGGATCATAGATGCCTTTTGCCTCCTGCTACGTAGTCTAAGTGGTCAGTGGTGCACCGTACAACTGTGATGAGCCCAACACTTCCGAGGAACCTACATAGTCAAAGAATGGGTTCCCGCTAGACTGCGGTGTACCCCTAAAAACCTGTGTGGTTGTATCGATGCGGATCAAACCTGCATTTATATCGTGCATAAACAACTGAGCATTAGCGGAGAATGCATAATAAATCAAACATTATGGAAAAAAGAGCCATGACATACCTGGCATGGGAATACAAACAGGTGTGACAAAACCAGATCCTCCTACATGCACAGGATGCGGAGGCTGAGGAGTATTGTAGCTATGCCCGGTCCAACCAGGGCTTCATGTGAACCGGGGGCCAGCCCATCCAGAGCCTCCTGCGAAGTGGGGGTCGGCCCATCCAGATCCTCCTGTGAACTAGGGGCGGCTCATCTAGAGCCTCCTGGGAACTGCGGGGTAGCCCATCAAGAGCCTCCTGCCTGCACAATTAGTCAAATCAACACCATATAGACTATTATGCATTTAACCATTTGCATAGAAAATTATAAGATTTCTAGCGTTTGAcataaaaaattacatacagaatatttaatttttaatgaaataaaatattctcagactaaataaaaaattcttataGTAATAAAATTACCTAATCCGGGGGCGGAGGCTGAGGACTAGCATATTGCTGGTGGACAAAGGAGGAGGAAGGTCGTGGGGGCCGTTGTGTGGGAGACGCGGCCGAAGGGTCGCGTACAACAACGTCTGGTTGCTGGCATGATGTACACTCCACAATACGTCGAGCCTTCATGGAAAAGCGGGAGAACGCTTCAATGATATCGTTCATCACCATACCACATGTGCAGTCTCGTAGCTGAATTCATCGCCTCCAGTGAATCTCTCTCGCGACATCGGACTGCGGTACACGACTAATCATTAGCAATAGTAGTAATGTGAATGTTGAAAGCTGTAAGGATTTGAAGATTTCACGTACCGCAACGTGTAGCGCAACTCCCACATGTCGTGGGTACAAGGCAGCAGTGCTAGTAGAGGAACGACGTAGGGGTCCACGACATGAAGGAGAAGTGTACGAGTCCATGTACTATATCATAGCAGGTACTGTTGGTAACTGTAGTCGTCATAAGGGGCACCAAACTCGATCGCGTCCGCAAGAGCATCGCCACACTGCAGCAAATCAACACCTGATGGACCATTACATATTTGACTATTTCCATAAAATACTCTGAGATTTATAGAGTTTGACATAACTATCAcctaaaaatatatcaattggaaataaaaataaattacattCATACATTACGACTACCTTAAAATTGACTAACGCGATGGCCATACCGACCCACCATTTCTTTTCCTACAATAAAAAGTACTATAATCTTCATTACTAAAATCTAATCCATAATCTTAAATCTACATCGAAGATATCATTATTACATAAACATATAACTAGCACcaacaaatttaatataattaattcgCAACAGCTTATTTATTAATACCATTTGATATTAGGAGTCTTGTGAATTTTTAAAAACATAATGTtcattgaattttaaaattttaacataaatacttCAGTGTTGTATTACTTTTTGGATcctctctttgttttattattttctgttgCAAACCACTAGTTCTAAGttaaaaataattcaataaaTACCATACTTTAGTGTAACTCATAATAATACAATCATATAATATAGTCTTACATACATCATCTTAATTAGAGTATTGATATTTAATTTTTGCatacacatatattttattttctaaacctaATACTAAAATAATGTACacctaaaataaatatttacaaaaattttCTGCTCCCTAATTCAATCTAAATACACATAAATCAATAGACATATATTAAAAACACAATTATAAAGAAAAAACTTTATCTCAacattcttcttcctccttcccttctccttcctcctcctccttctccttctcctacatcctcccttcttcctcctcccttcctcttcccttcttcctcttttctcttatctcttctcctctctgctGGCGTGCACCAATGCAAATGAAACAGCGTAGCGTGTGAGTGTAGGGGCGGGGTGATATAGGGGGGCCGGAATTTTCGTCGTCCCGTTCGGCGAAAATAAAGTTTTCACCGTACGTTTGGCGATGACTAATTTTCGCCAAACCGTATGACGAAAATTACCTCGAAACTGCAGCCGTGCACCCCATGCCTTTCGTCGGCGCCACATCACCTATTTTCGCTATATGATTTGacgaaaataatattttcaccaTACGGTAGGACGAAAATATGTTTTCGCCAACCCGTTGGGTGAATAAGTATTATTTTTGGAGTTTCCTTATTtttgatattatttctataatatctgtaaaaaaggtaatattaaaaaattctccGAACAGGCTCACATTGCAGCCTTCTCTACAAGTCTGACTACGTGCCGCTTCTGCAGTTCTTACAGAGCCCAATCAAAtcagcaaatatattttttaaaaataatgtttCAAATAATCCCAAGAAAAACATAACATTTACAATTTCTTCTAAATCTAGCGAGCCGGTGCAACACATGACAAAATAAGCCATTGTTTCGTTACCTGCAATGATCGCATTGTCCAATTCCTGTAGCAGGTCGCTGATGGATGCGACGAAGGCGGCATTGGAGGTTCTCTGTCGCAAGAGAATGTAAAAGAGAAGGGGAAAAAGAAACTTCACAATCCAATCAATGAAACTTTCGCTGCTAAGATTATTACAGAGATCAAACATTGCCAATGAATCCGGCTCTGACTTTTAGCCGTCGTCATCCTCTCGATAGGATAGGTTCGGCGAGAGCCCATCGAGAAGACGTTGTCAAGCTTAGCGACGTGGCAGGAGATTTAGAGGGGCGTTGCACCGTACCGATGAATAGTATCACGATCAGATAAACAATATCTCCGATCAGATAAATAGTGCTTCGATCAGTGAACAATATTTCCGATCAGTGAATAGTACCTATGTGATCACGATAAGTGGTCGCAATCAATAGATCAGATAATCAACGACCACAATTTGTTCCTGCGGTTGGTCTTCGGGTAGATGGAAGAGTTGGTCGAATCCAAAAAGGCCAAACTACATTAAAGCGtattcgggtagatatatgggagttttacgtggtcaaataggaaatatctgttagttatagaaagtttagagatCAGATAGATATAGTCGGATCATATTTGTAAGTCTTGttcagtttgaattaggagtcatGATCACTTATAGCTAAGACATCCTGTCCTTTATATATGAGAGGATCATGGCCAATTGAAGATATCaatcaatcgatcaaacacattTTATATTATCTTTCATCTTTTACCTATATTCTATAGTCCTCTTCTCTTTTCTCATATATATTCCTtcatgttcttgatctcgacaacTAAGGATAAGCCACCGGTCATTCACACTCTGACTGGGTCCCTCTTGAGTGTGGATGACGACAAAACTCCGATGATGCAGCGCCATGACCAGGGTGCTCTGGGTGCCGCTCATCAGATATTACACACGAGTTGCTCAGTGTTTAGCGTGACAACTTTTCATGTTAACAATGGGTAAGGTTTTGCAACTCGATGGCATACACGGGATAAGTGATTTTTCAATGACATATatagaataaaagaaaattataatagtaaataaaaaatgttcTAAACAATAACAATTATGTAACTGGGTAGAAGACTAAAACCTCGATTAAATGGTCTAAACAATAGCAATTATGTAACTAGGTAGAAGACTAAAACCTCGGTGGGTAAAATTGTATGATCGAACAAGCCCACATATATTTGAAAAGGTAATATGGCTCATTCCATATAACCGTAGGAAGAGTGAGCGAGAGATATTGAATAGGAGTGGGCAACCGAGACGATTGGTGTTAAAGATGTCTAAATAAACCGTGCAACATGGGCCGGCTCGAGACACAATACTCTTGGCACGGTACAGGCACGGCACGGTACGATGGCTAATAGGCTGGGCCGGCACGACACGACGATTTGAGCTGTGCCTGGGCTGGAGCCGCGGCATAACGAGCCGGTACGGCATAGCCAGtttaactgttcatatttttgtagtattttatataatttatttagatctaataTCATGTATGATATATGATGTAATAGTAGTGTGTTTGACTCCCAAGTATAATGTCGGGTTTTCGATTCCGAAtgaaagcaagtttttgtgattttttttaatttttcgcGGACTAACAGGCAAAAAAATCATCAGACCTACTATGCCACGAGCCGACATGACACGATCCGATCTTAAATGGGTCGTGTCTGAGCTAGAATCATGGCACGTAGGTCGACACGACACGATCGATATAGCTAATAGACCTAAATGAATCATACCTAAACAGATTGTGCCTCAATAAACCCGTACTGTACCGGACCGGACCGTCCATATAACCATCTCTGGTTAGTGCAGAGTTTGAACACCTGAGGACCACTGCGGCACAGAGGTCGAGAACCAGGCAAGGTGAGGCGAGGCCCGTGAGCACCAGTGGGGATGGCCGATGGCGTCACAACCAGCGCCGTCCCAGCACAGCAAGCGACGCCCTCCATCGGTGAGCAGTATCGTCCGTTAAGTTCTTTCCTAAATTACCTTATTATCCGATGGTTATGGCCTTATGGGCAAATAGATATAGATGAATCCGGAGAGAGTGTCGTCGTACCGTCCCAACAAAAAGCCATACTTTTGATGAGAGATTGAGATTTCTACCAACTTTTTTAGACCCAAATCACAGTAGCAGTTGATTGGTGTGTTGCTATGTTCTTGGCGAATGTTGCATGGACGCTAACAGCGCCCATTAAATAAACAATTTCGAAAGAATTCCAAAAATGCCCCTCCCACCGTCTGACGCGCATCCCCACCACTCAGTCCCCACTtccacagcccccgagctcatcAATCCTCGCCTCTTCCTTTCCCTTCCCCTCCGCCCGTCTCCATGCGTCCTTCCACCGGCGCGAAGTGCGGCGCGAACCTCAAAGCAGCTATTCTCCTGTAGCCTTccacctcgtcgtcctcctctgcCCTGGAGTCGACTGGTGTGGAGTGGAGATCCGTCCGGTCTTCGATTGGCTCCTTCATTCGCTGGTAAGAAAGCCCTGGCTTTCACGGATAGATTTGTTCTAAGCGTAAGTTTGGTTCCGCAGGATCCTTTGTTTGCTTTTAGCGATCAAATCCAGATCTTTCTTGCTGGAGTGGATACCCCCATCCGTCCGACCAGTTTGCCGCCGATTTGTTTCCTCTGTACTGCCGGGTGCTAATTGCAGTTCATTTTCTAAGAATGTTGGGGTAATTGGTGCTACCCTATGATAGATCGAGATAGCAATAGTGTCACTTGAAATGGTCGCAACACGTTGTTTAGGAGTTCCCTCATCTTGTAAGTATTTCTTTGTTTGCTAAAGATGTTTGATGTAGGTGACCGGTAAACGGGGAAAAGGGTATAATTAAGAGCAATATATTTTTGTGTATTCTTCCTTCGATTGTTTAGATTAGACCTGCAGATGAGCCTTCTTTAGACTACAAGACTTTGGATGAAAGTAAGGTATGATTAGGCTTCACGTGGTTCTTGCTTTGGGAGCAATAAACACATTTCGCCTGTGATGTGTGACGCTGAAGCTTGTCATTATGGGTCAACTTAGGTCGACTAAAAGAAGCCTTGTTAATATGGGTCTGCTACCTGTATAGAGGGAAGGAAATGATAGGTGTAGTTGAGATTATAATTGATGCGTCGTGTTGGTTCATAGCATTGGTGTTCCCTGTGTGGACTGCTTGTTGTGTAGTGTTACATAGCTCCACAGACTAAATGGGATAAATGGGTCCTGGTGTAGGAATTAAAAAAGGTGAGTAACTTCAAAGAATAAGCTCTGAATGTGTAAATTGTTGTTTGCGCCATGCATCTTGGAGGCTCTGACCAACAATTGTGTTAGTGTTAGCTACCCCacttgatattttttattttcttttgctctttgGGTTGGATGTGAACTGTGAAGATCTGCTgttgaaatatgaaaaaatgtTTTGGAGAAATCAAAAGTGTGGCATGTTTACTTTGCTTGAATCACTTCTTTCATTGTTTTAGAATGTGAAGAACTGAAGTGCCTACTTATAAAGTAGCTTTTGATCCATTCATATGCTGGTCACGGTCAGGGAACATCTGTTTACAGCTATGTTCTATGAAATTTAATCACTAGATGGAAATGTGTGACCCTGAGTTCAAAAGTGGTTTTGCAGGTGGATGTCAATTGGTTGCACAGTTGAAGACAGCAAACTTCTTTGATCCTGAGGGGAAGTTATGATCCACCCAGGCTCTAAGGAGTCACAAAATTATGATAGCAATAACCAGAAAGTTCATCCTCAACCAATCGATGAAAATATGAATCAGAACGGAGACTCGATGGAAACTATGATCGGAAGGATATTCAACAACATATCCTCTTTAAAATCTGCATACATTCAGCTGCAGGAAGCTCATACCCCATATGATCCAGACAAGATCCAAGCCTCTGATAAGCTTGTCATAGAGGAGCTCACAAAGCTTTCAGAACTCAAGCATACTTACAGAGAGAAAAATCCTAAGCCTGTAGCTGCATCACCTCAAGATTCACGCTTGCTTTCTGAAATACAAGAGCAGCAGAACTTGTTAAAAACATATGAGGTCATGGTAAAGAAGTTCCAGTCCCAGATCCAGACTAGAGATACTGAGATTACCCATCTACAGCAGCAAATCGATGaggctaagctccgaaagtcaAAGCTGGAGAAGAAATTGAAACAAAGGGGCCTGCTGAACAAGGAATCAGACGAATCTGATGAAGAAGAGAACTACTTTTCCATTGAGTTGACGCCAAGCTTATTTACGTCTGCTGTTGATAGTTCGTACCAGTCTATACATGACTTTTCAAAGCCGTTGATCAACATGATGAAAGCTGCAGGCTGGGATCTTGATGCTGCTGCTAACGCAATCGAACCTGCTGTAGTTTACACAAGGAGGGTCCACAAGAAGTATGCGTTTGAATCCTATATTTGCCAAAGAATGCTCAGTGGGTTCCAAGAAGAGAGCTTTTCTGTCAAGGGTTCTAACATTAGTGTTTCCAATGAGGCTTTCTTCCATCAGTTCCTTGCAGTACGAGCGATGGATCCTTTGGATGTCCTGAGCCAAAACCCTGATTCAATTTTTGGGAAGTTCTGCAGAAGCAAATACCTGTTACTTGTGCACCCAAAAATGGAAGGTTCTTTCTTCGGTAACATGGACCAGAGAAACTATGTCATGAGCGGTGGCCATCCAAGGACACCTTTCTACCAGGCATTTCTAAAGTTAGCGAAGTCCATATGGTTGCTGCACAGGCTTGCATATTCCTTTGATGCAAAAGTCAAGGTTTTTCAAGTTAAAAAGGGAAGTGAATTCTCAGAAATTCACATGGAAAGTGTTGTCAAGAACATCATCTTAGATGAAGGTGCAGAGAGGCCTAAAGTTGGCCTGATGGTGATGCCTGGTTTCTTGGTCGGGACTAGTGTGATACAGTCTCGGGTGTATCTTTCAGATGTCAAGTGTGCTGACTGAAGATGCTGCAGTTGCACGAGGAGATTGAGGGTCGTTTGTACCTTGGGAGATCAACTTATTGCATCAGATAAGGTGGAGGATTATGTGTCTGTCTTGTATGTGATGCTTCCTGTTGTCTCTCCAGAATGCTATTCCTGTGAAATGTTGGTGTCAATGCCTTTGTGAAAAAACCTTTGATGGGATTGTCATTTTCAGGactataatatatttatgtTATTTCAGTTAGATTTTCATGTGCTCTGTAATTCAGTCCAATGTTTGGTCTGTACATATTATCAGTGTGGTTTGATATTCTATGCGATGATTGTACAACCCCTTTCATCTTACACGTTTTTGCATAATCAGATGATTTTTATTGTAGCAGATGTGTGTACTGAAAGAGTTCTTGTGTTACCTAGTTGTACGGTTGTACCTAGGTCTTTTGAGGTTCCATAACAGAATTGTCGAGGCATTTTGGAACTAGTTAAGATCATCTTCCAAACACAGTTGCTTTCCACCAGGGGATGACGGTACCGACTAACAAATGCTCAGGGTAACTAACCAATCTGTTTTATGTTACATGGAATTCTTATCTCACTAAGTGCTCCTTGATAAACTGTTtgagcaaaaattcaaaattggTTGACGACGGTGTTCTGTTATATTAGTGCCTGACTGTTTTACTTCGTTTTCTTGCTTGTGGAAATTGGTTGGTTCCACCATATTCGAACCATGAAATGCGTCTTCATCCAAGAACATTTCTTATGCCTATGCTTATGGGCATCATTGGAGCGGAGAGACTGCTCCCTCTTCACCCGAGTTCGAGTCCTGGAAGCAATTCAAGTTCCCATCAACTTTGACGAATGCCAGAGCTCGTAACCAATTTTCTTTCTTAAAATTTAAAGAAGACACGTACACAATCAACCATGAATTTAGGCAAACCAATCGTCACCGTCCATTTTAGGGTGAAACTAGGCTATGAGAGACTTCAACAACGACAGGAAAAAATTTCAGGGCTTTTGCGTCGGACCTGGCCCCAGTGTCTGGCATGGAGTTGGCTGGAGGCTATGCCAGTGCTAACCAAAAGCTACTCCAATAATCCTTTCCCGAGTTTGGTGACAATTACAACAAAATCCTCCCTAGGATCCTATGACAGAAAAAGTAGTTTTATTCTGATGCAACTTTCCTTGAACAATGTGAGAATCAGACTGTTACGTAGAACCATTAAAAGGTCATGGAATGGTGCTGAAAGTTGAGTCCCACAAACACAAATGAGAAGATTTCATGTACAAAGCTCTCTCCCATAGTCGCCACTCAATTTATTCAACACAGGAGGCGATGAAGATTTGACAAATTCATCGAATCTTGCACATCTTACTACACAAGCGCAACCTCTGGAACTTATTACTCACTCTATTGCCAGGCACGTTGAGATCCATTGAAGAGCAAGCTACGGCAGACATCAGTTTTCTCTAGTGCTGTTCTTGAGCCACTCCAGGTACTTCAGGTTGCCTCCTTTTATGGGCAGTGCGATGACTTCAGGAACACTGCATTGAAAGATCAATCTGTAAAACTCGGTAGAAGGCAATGCAACATGTTTGTTTTTATAACCTCTTGGTTCATACTGACAAACAGCATGAGCATGAAATATAACATGGAACTTACTCATACTCATGATTGGCTTTCACATGTTCAGTCAAGGCATCTAGAAGAGATTCCCTTGTTTTGATGATTAGCAATTCTTCACCATCACTTTGCACCTGAGAATGGATCGATTGTTGATCACTAAATGTTTGTAGTTAGTTAGCAGGTAAAAAGTTCATCTAAATGTGTTCAGCAAAACTATTGAACTGAGCAAAAAGTTAAATATCAAATTAACCAGGCCAGTAAAAGAGATCAGTATACCTTTCCCTCCCACCAGTAAACGGATTCAATGCCTGCAAAGAGCATTTAGACAATTATATGttagaagactagcaaaatagCAAATAAAAAGAGATGATATTCTGTTGCCCACAAAAACTCAACCAAGTATTCATGACAGGAACTATATAGAAAAGAGTAGAAGACAAGATCAAGACATAGATTACCTGTAAATCCATTTATTAAAAAGTCAAATGCAAATCTCTCAGTATAGTAATCCCATTTTCATGTTAGTACAGAGCACAACTTGAGAAATTAGACAACTGTTGCACCCAAGTCTGCACAGACAAGCAAGCATGCATCTGACAACATGTGCATACAGCAGATATCATTTTGCCCGCATCCACTCTTGTGAAAGCACGCGAGCAAAAGCTATTGCCCACAGATAAGCGGTCCTAACAAATGTCAGATGCTCCAAAGAATCCACTGATAAACTTGACAACCAATCATGTTGGTCTTCAGGTACCTTAACACAggtttgtattttttatttcgaCATAAGTTTAGTTTAGTTCACACTGGTTTCATCCGAGACCCATGTGACACGTATTGCGCAAATGCAGCTGAAACAGTTGTGTTTCACAGCACTTAACATGGCCAAATGTTGCTCGAGCAATCACAACACTGGCCGTGTTCTGTTTCTGATTAccttttagaaataaaaatttCACATGGATATCCAGGTGAACATCTTCTGTCGTATCACTTGTTACTGACATACTCATGGACACACAGATGATAGTATTATACAGTTACTTGACTAAACCGACACTCAACTGATGAATTTATACTCAAGACATAGAGAAGTCAATCAGAGTGAAGATGATGTGCTTGCAGTACAACGAATGCTAAAAGATGGCTAATCAACAAAACTAGTCTACTTAGTTTTGATGCATCTATAACTGCaaagaaagaaacaagagaTAGGATATAGTTCACACCAGGCACTATGTTCACACAAGCAGCAAGCTTCTCACTAATAATGCTTCCAGCTAGCTTCTTGCCTGCAGATAAAAGAAGACAATCATTTTTAAAAGATCAAACATATCAAAACAAAATCATAGACCCAGCCAAAATGAAGAGCACCAGAACAACACAATGGTGGCAATCTTTTTAAAAGATAGCAACTCAAAATACACAGTGCGACGTGGAAATGAGTTCCAGTTAATCATCTACTGGTGCAGGAAGACATGTGGCTGCTAGTTTGTAATTACATAAATGATAAAGGTAGCAGGTAACAGCAATATAAACGAGCTAGAATATAGGTCAAGTACCTGCCTCCCTATTTGGAACCGTCACATACACAACAATGGAAGGCACGGTGGTGGAAGTAGACTCCATTCGAACAGAGCTGAGGCTTCTGACCCTGCAAACTTTTCAAATTAGTGATTGATCACCGACTACTCTACATAAACAAATTATACTAATCACACACTTCCTTAGGAATAACAACAGTTAAAATTGGAAATGCCAAAATTGAACAGTTAAAATCCTGCAAAGCAAGATTGTACTTACTTTGTATCTCATTTCCCAAAAGTTATGCATGGTGACAGACAATTTTGCAGCCACTTTGGACAGACATTTCATTAAAATTACAGTGCAAGCATCAGATATATTTTCTTGTTATTTTTCCAATGTTCCTAACTTTAGACCAACCAAGCACCCTCGGACACAGATTCTAGGTAACAATTCAAGGAAGAAAGCATCTATAGTAGAAATAACCTACTGATTAATTCGTTCATAGTTAATTGAGAACTATGAGAAATCAAGAAAACTAAACGCATTCCGACAGTTCGAATCCTACAACCAAATCGCCCATTCCTATCACCAAACAACCAGCACATCCTTCTTGCCGATCCCTCCACAACTGGAGGCGCAGCCACCCGACCAAAGCACCAGCTACCAAGACACTCGAGTGGGTAGATATGGAGAGGAAGAGTGGACATTCACCGGAGGAAGGTCAGGCGGCGGTGAGAGAATGCACACCCCGCGACAGCGCCAAGGCTGAGGAAGAGCAGAGCTCCGGCGAGCGACGAGCGGCGGTGGACGAGGAGATGGGGCGgccctgcggcggcggcggctgttgGGGTGGAGAAGAGGGCACGAAGTGGGGTGGGGAGGAGTGGCATCTTCTCGAAGCTTCCTTTTCTGTCTTTCGTGGGCCCGCTCTGGCCTGATTTCAAGCTGGGCTTAGTGGATCACCTAGGCCGCAGTGGCtgagtttttttaaataatattattttattgaaaattgtaaaaataatagctaaattccaaaaattgtaagaataggGACATGTCGATATACAGAATACCGACAAAGTACATATCAGTACTTTAAATGTTGACATCTTATGTGGCACTGGGCCCAGGGACTTGTCGGCATACGAAATATCGACAAGACGTATGCTCGGCTAAACAAGGTGCCACGTAGGCTTTGCGTGGAGCGTAATTGGCTGTCGGTACATGGAATGTTGATAGGTGCCATGTTAGGTATATCGGTATTCTGTGTGCCGACAGGCTTCTGTATATTCCATGATCACTGATTTCTCTCCCACGTGTGACCATACACAGAGCAAGCAACGATGAGCGGAAACGGCGAGCGTCGACGATGAGAGAGCAGCGCGGGGAGGTGGGTTGCGTGGGGTGGCCAGCGTGCGGCTTCGGGCGACGAGCAGAGCGGTGCCGgtaagtttttttctttttttaaatagttaGAATTAATTAGAAATTTAGGAGtagttagaaaattataaaaaaaattaggagtaTGTATTGTCGTAGATTTGTATAGTTGTTGGTGCATACGACATCTTGAAGCAAACTTCTACAAATAATTCAGGAGCAATAGGTTGATGAATCTATTTAAGAAGCTATGCAAACAGAATCAAAGGATGAAGTTTGATACACTATGGGAAGAGTTGGATAATCTATTTGTAAGTAAATGGATAAAGTTTTGAAGAAATCAGTTGTACGGAGGGAGAAGGAGCTCGAGGGCCTTGAGCCTTTGCCACTTGAGCCGCGGAGTGTGACCAGGAAAAGGAAGGGTGGAAAGAAGATTAAGTGCTTCTTCGATTGGATCAGGCACGAACCACTAGAGAAATGGACACTCACTATGGATATTGATGATTCACATTTtggaattatgacaactaaACCTCGCTGAGGTTTATAATTGGGTAATGAAGGGAAACATGTCACTTCCATTAGTGGCGATTGTGGAAGGAACCACTTGTGGAACATAGCGGTATCAATGAGAGCGTTACAGTAAGGTCGTGCTCATCCATTGAtacaccactccttcctcagctctctcaaccctaatgtcttcctcagctccaccaaacccactcAAGAAATATTAGGGAATTTTCATCCCCAGAGGGTCAAACcatcgatgtgcttctgtggtgaccatTGTAAGTTTTGAGAGTCTCAGGATATATCTTACACCTATAGCCTACGCtttttcatgtgtgccaactactagtacgacCCACCTCGACATGGACCATACAAGTATCCACTAGTATAACGACATAGATCACTCGTATGACACTTTTCCATACGATTTTATGTTGTCTTACTATTTTCtgctcttgtttcatttgtccagtctcctccacctatctgtgacttcatataATGGTTGAATatagagcaaaatgagcaccagaagcagtgggtcaaCATGGAGATACGGTGGAGAAGATAAGCTTACGAACGCCGTGAGTATGAGTAACATCAGGAGGAATGATGGATGAAgcagcaagaggaggagagcaTCAAGACGGACACAAAGGAGCACTCTGTGGCTCAAGCacacgaagcagagagggaaaggaagtggaAGAGGACCTGACACGCTAAAGCACAGTGCcccgatgccctgagaaagggtaaatatcctaggtACACTCAGTAAAGAGTATCTCTTGTAACCTGGTATATTTTCATTCCTTAAGGCATGTAACCTCTATGTCGGATTCTATTTATGGTTATCAGCATACGTAATCTCTATGTCGGATTCTATGTTAATTGTGattcacaactattattgttcgcaaaattagattttgtatcctcccaacgttacttcactaaaaaattactcacacaaatttaggtcaactaaataaataaatatcaacaaAATCACATTGAacca
Coding sequences:
- the LOC133903909 gene encoding protein GRAVITROPIC IN THE LIGHT 1-like, with the protein product MIHPGSKESQNYDSNNQKVHPQPIDENMNQNGDSMETMIGRIFNNISSLKSAYIQLQEAHTPYDPDKIQASDKLVIEELTKLSELKHTYREKNPKPVAASPQDSRLLSEIQEQQNLLKTYEVMVKKFQSQIQTRDTEITHLQQQIDEAKLRKSKLEKKLKQRGLLNKESDESDEEENYFSIELTPSLFTSAVDSSYQSIHDFSKPLINMMKAAGWDLDAAANAIEPAVVYTRRVHKKYAFESYICQRMLSGFQEESFSVKGSNISVSNEAFFHQFLAVRAMDPLDVLSQNPDSIFGKFCRSKYLLLVHPKMEGSFFGNMDQRNYVMSGGHPRTPFYQAFLKLAKSIWLLHRLAYSFDAKVKVFQVKKGSEFSEIHMESVVKNIILDEGAERPKVGLMVMPGFLVGTSVIQSRVYLSDVKCAD
- the LOC133904104 gene encoding protein CutA 1, chloroplastic-like: MPLLPTPLRALFSTPTAAAAAGPPHLLVHRRSSLAGALLFLSLGAVAGCAFSHRRLTFLRVRSLSSVRMESTSTTVPSIVVYVTVPNREAGKKLAGSIISEKLAACVNIVPGIESVYWWEGKVQSDGEELLIIKTRESLLDALTEHVKANHEYDVPEVIALPIKGGNLKYLEWLKNSTREN